The genomic region CAAACAGAGATGGCCAAGGAGTTTGGTGACCAGGTCCGCTGCCTCGAGCAAGAGGAGATGAATATTGCCGGAGTGAAGCGTGTGTGCCAGAATCTTCACATTTACAGTTCACAAGCGACCCTGGAAGTCAACTTTCACTTGTCTGATTCGCGACGACGACAAAAACTAAACTTTAGGGAGTTCAAGGACTTTGTTCGACGCATGAAGCAAAGGACCGATGTTCAACGAATTATCCGTGGCTTTGCCGCCAACCCCGAGTTCGGTCTTACCTCGACAGAGTTTCTTACCTTTCTCCGCGACGTCCAGGGCGAGGATGTTGATTCTAACCGCGTTGCCTGGGAGAAGCTGTTCTCTCGGTTTTGCCGTCAGTACCGCAATGATGAGGCCGATCTTCAGGAAAACGCCGAGATTATGTCCGAAGCCGCCTTTGTTGGTTTCTTGACGTCAGAGCATAACGATGTGATTCAACCCGAGCCTCAAAACATTGTCCTGGACCGCCCGATGAACGAGTATTTCATTTCAAGCTCCCACAACACCTACCTCCTCGGTCGTCAGGTTGCTGGTCAGTCCAGCGTCGAGGGCTACATCTCAGCTCTTGTCCGGGGATGCCGATGTGTTGAGGTCGACTGTTGGGACGGCTACAACGGCCAGCCCGAAGTTAATCATGGCCGCACCATGACAACTTCAATCAGCTTCAAGGAGGTCATGACCACCATTAACAAATACGCTTTCGTCAAGTCCAAGTACCCTCTTTGGATTTCACTTGAGGTTCACTGCAGCCCGGCTCAACAGGCGACAATGACGGAGATCATCAAGGAATGCTTCGGTGCACGATTGGTCACCGAGACTTTGGAGGCGTTCCCCGATAAGCTTCCCACCCCCTCTGAGCTTATGGAACGTGtcctcatcaaggtcaagaagcctcAGATCAAGGAAGAGCCTGTTTCCGTGGGTAATGACTTCCGTGGTCGACGAAGGGGTAACAGCCTCAACTCGCCCATGATGCGACCCTCGGCTCCTGATGGCACCCCTTTGATGCCATCTCAGTCCCTTCCCCAGAGCCCTATGTTGACACCCAGCCACTCCTCGCGAAGATTGGTCAGCAAGACCCGTGTCAACACTATCACCGAGGGGCGTGTTCAGGACATGATGagcagcagcaccagcgACAACGAGAGCGCCGGTGAGCAGCCAGCCAAGAAGGCCCCCAACAAGACtgtcaaggtccttggtgAACTTGGTGTCTACTGCGCTGGTGTAAAGTTCTCTGGCTTTGACACAGTGGACGCGAAGCAGTACAACcacatcttctccttcatggAGTCTAGCTTTGCTAAGCACTCCCGTGCTAAAGACCAGAAGATGGCACTTGATATCCACAACATGCGTTACATGATGCGCGTCTACCCCGACCGAACCCGCATCACCTCTAACAACTTCGACCCCCTTATCTACTGGCGACGCGGTGTCCAGATGGCCGCTCTCAACTGGCAGACATTCGACCTCGGAATGCAGCTCAACCGTGCCATGTTCGATGGCAAGGATGCTTCTGGCTACGTCTTGAAGCCCGCTGAGCTCCGAGACATTCAAGTTCTCCCCTACAACTCCGACATTGccgagggcaagaaggagcGCAGTGTTGTCTCATTCAGCATTGATGTCATCTCTGCCCAACAGCTTATGCGACCTGCCAACCTCCCCGCCAATAAGTCTATGGACCCCTACGTGGAGATCGAGATCTTCCACGCCAACGACAAGCgcgacaagaaggaggctgatTCTAACTTGGTAATGGAACACGACTCGCCCATCAAAGTCCAGACGGAGGTGATCCGCGAGAACGGCTTCAACCCCATGTTCGACAAGCAGTTCAAGTTCAAGGTTACCACCAAGCACCCTGACCTGATCTTTGTTCGCTGGTCGGTCAAGCTCTCCAACGATGGCGAGAGCTACAATGAGCGCCCTGCCGTCGCTACTTACACCGCCAAACTCACCAACCTCAAGCAGGGCTACCGCACCCTGCCTCTCCTCAACCATGCTGGTGACCAGTACCTTTTCTCTAAGCTCTTCTGCAAGATTAAGGTCGACTCGGtccagaagatgttgatCGATGCTCCTCGCCGCACCCAAGACGGAAACAAGCTCAATCGTCTCGGTGGCAAGGTCTTCAGCCGAATCAACACCAGCCCTAAAAGTACTATTGAAAAGTCTAGCTCCGAGAAGACGAGCTTTGACAGCTATTGATTACCAACTGAGTCACATCTATCTCATCTGTACGAACACTTTTTTCAACCTTCTTGgatataattcttttttactATTCACTTCTCGATCGATCGATACTGAGCCTGACGAAGCTGGATCTGGACGCTGCTTACGTCTGATGTCGACA from Fusarium fujikuroi IMI 58289 draft genome, chromosome FFUJ_chr04 harbors:
- a CDS encoding probable phosphoinositide-specific phospholipase C, giving the protein MSFGSDSYSKSTLTTYNLSEMSSSIRSQLGQVQTAFPSQTQPVPIPMSAISASSGASNSQEGSPLMSPDTAVLTTYSSVQPSPEPMRGREEEVFPSSFQLPESVLSRKTSTNSLGYNAMSEVANNSKGGLIRRFSNRAHRFTGRRRPSSGAPASRDGSVGPSILRRRSDSNATAPQENSALTDTDEEPETIDDGISMVVLDGATNTSSANSTHGSISASAGAMAGPVLPAELRNGCPVRKVSKKSRPKRINLVYETESNKLSWDATRPQKSLHVDEIREIRTGSDIQQYIIDYGLGEEAAKYSDKWFTIIYTVPENSKTRFLHIVTDNTKSLSLWTEFLDAMLRYRQELMTSLMAFNDRAVAQYWQTEMAKEFGDQVRCLEQEEMNIAGVKRVCQNLHIYSSQATLEVNFHLSDSRRRQKLNFREFKDFVRRMKQRTDVQRIIRGFAANPEFGLTSTEFLTFLRDVQGEDVDSNRVAWEKLFSRFCRQYRNDEADLQENAEIMSEAAFVGFLTSEHNDVIQPEPQNIVLDRPMNEYFISSSHNTYLLGRQVAGQSSVEGYISALVRGCRCVEVDCWDGYNGQPEVNHGRTMTTSISFKEVMTTINKYAFVKSKYPLWISLEVHCSPAQQATMTEIIKECFGARLVTETLEAFPDKLPTPSELMERVLIKVKKPQIKEEPVSVGNDFRGRRRGNSLNSPMMRPSAPDGTPLMPSQSLPQSPMLTPSHSSRRLVSKTRVNTITEGRVQDMMSSSTSDNESAGEQPAKKAPNKTVKVLGELGVYCAGVKFSGFDTVDAKQYNHIFSFMESSFAKHSRAKDQKMALDIHNMRYMMRVYPDRTRITSNNFDPLIYWRRGVQMAALNWQTFDLGMQLNRAMFDGKDASGYVLKPAELRDIQVLPYNSDIAEGKKERSVVSFSIDVISAQQLMRPANLPANKSMDPYVEIEIFHANDKRDKKEADSNLVMEHDSPIKVQTEVIRENGFNPMFDKQFKFKVTTKHPDLIFVRWSVKLSNDGESYNERPAVATYTAKLTNLKQGYRTLPLLNHAGDQYLFSKLFCKIKVDSVQKMLIDAPRRTQDGNKLNRLGGKVFSRINTSPKSTIEKSSSEKTSFDSY